In Natronococcus occultus SP4, the following proteins share a genomic window:
- a CDS encoding DNA double-strand break repair nuclease NurA: protein MTLDPVHFDGIAQLAGRIDHGADERDRRAFAETVWEQFLDPLRQDGRVVLEPIDEQSRRLVDCEDVALIDPPFPTEHGLDAGTINPTTFKNGLVIDVAQAAMSATPSDLELHRSRTAVMTVHSSDATARVENDDWDRFDEGTSKRRVIQIGRLDRFAEGVVHALALYLAESEHAHEHADKVSDLLVLDGPLYPRGLLRWADQHPDLADFLLEDPRPTTVLENYVRLVERFVEREVPLVGFVKNPATKAITRAVRGTTDASAPWTNDAAMFTRLLERGEYVEDVDGERWVRDTSALTYTNWFRSRAGVDRPLSAEGDALGIDRELPREAYEVTFFVVYDPRDDLLYRVEAPYAVTRDPETRERLTRQLLQDVAVAHGPPTIVGKADELARISAPEKRSLRETLEGRFETSQDRSYDEHRWIEDA, encoded by the coding sequence ATGACCCTCGATCCCGTCCACTTCGACGGCATCGCTCAGCTCGCGGGACGGATCGACCACGGCGCCGACGAGCGCGACCGCCGCGCGTTCGCCGAAACCGTCTGGGAACAGTTTCTCGACCCGCTCCGCCAGGATGGACGGGTCGTCCTCGAGCCGATCGACGAGCAGTCCCGACGGCTGGTCGACTGCGAGGACGTCGCCCTGATCGATCCGCCGTTCCCGACCGAGCACGGCCTCGACGCGGGGACGATCAACCCGACGACGTTCAAGAACGGCCTCGTCATCGACGTCGCCCAGGCGGCGATGAGCGCGACCCCCAGTGATCTCGAGCTCCACCGCTCGCGGACCGCCGTGATGACGGTCCACTCGAGCGACGCGACCGCCCGCGTCGAGAACGACGACTGGGACCGCTTCGACGAGGGGACGAGCAAGCGACGGGTGATCCAGATCGGCCGGCTCGATCGGTTCGCCGAGGGGGTCGTCCACGCGCTGGCGCTCTATCTCGCCGAGAGCGAACACGCTCACGAGCACGCCGACAAGGTCTCGGATCTGCTCGTCCTCGACGGGCCGCTGTACCCGCGCGGTCTGCTTCGCTGGGCCGACCAGCACCCCGACCTCGCCGACTTCCTGCTCGAGGACCCGCGACCGACCACGGTGCTGGAAAACTACGTCCGGCTGGTCGAACGGTTCGTCGAGCGCGAGGTTCCTCTCGTCGGGTTCGTCAAGAACCCGGCGACGAAGGCGATCACCCGGGCGGTGCGGGGGACGACCGACGCGAGCGCCCCCTGGACGAACGACGCCGCGATGTTCACCCGGCTGCTCGAGCGCGGCGAGTACGTCGAGGACGTCGACGGCGAACGCTGGGTGCGAGACACCTCGGCGTTGACCTACACGAACTGGTTTCGCTCGCGGGCCGGGGTCGATCGCCCCCTCTCCGCGGAGGGCGACGCGCTCGGAATCGACCGCGAGCTCCCCCGCGAGGCCTACGAGGTCACCTTCTTTGTCGTCTACGACCCCCGTGACGACCTGCTGTACCGGGTCGAGGCTCCCTACGCCGTTACCCGCGACCCGGAGACCCGCGAGCGGCTCACCCGGCAGCTGCTCCAGGACGTCGCGGTCGCCCACGGTCCACCCACGATCGTCGGCAAGGCCGACGAACTCGCCCGGATCAGCGCCCCCGAGAAGCGCTCGCTCCGCGAGACCCTCGAGGGCCGATTCGAGACGAGTCAGGACCGCAGTTACGACGAGCACCGCTGGATCGAGGACGCCTAA
- the gpmI gene encoding 2,3-bisphosphoglycerate-independent phosphoglycerate mutase, protein MDAALIILDGWGLGDDTGRDAVKAAETPAFDRLSAAGASGRLEVAGRRVGLPDGQMGNSEVGHLNIGAGRVVYQEYTRVSDSIADGSFRENAAIEDAFENARENDGRVHFVGLVSDGGVHADHEHLHSLIELAGDREVEAVTHAITDGRDTSPTGGREYLATLEDVVDEHGTGDVATVTGRYYAMDRDQNWERTKRAYDAIVEREADFAADSAVEAVEESYDRGETDEFVEPTVITGQPALDDGDSVVWFNFRSDRARQLTRMLADIRSEDWTDEFQTSPPDAEVVMLTQYDKTFDLPVAYPPNQPENVLGEVLADAGRSQLRIAESEKYAHVTYFLNGGREVEFDGEIRKIVESPDVPTYDRQPEMSAPAVTDTAIGAIEGEGRAKRAPRESERGGTTREQSDDPDVLVLNYANPDMVGHTGDYEAAIEAVEAVDTQLGRLVDALEDAGAHVLITADHGNADDMGTEEDPHTAHTYNEVPFVYVAPDGTGDGRTVRPAGTLADIAPTILELIGLDQPPEMTGEPLLE, encoded by the coding sequence ATGGACGCTGCGCTGATCATCCTCGATGGCTGGGGGCTCGGCGACGACACCGGACGCGACGCAGTGAAAGCGGCGGAGACGCCGGCGTTCGACCGCCTCTCGGCGGCGGGCGCCAGCGGCCGCCTCGAGGTCGCGGGCCGACGGGTCGGCCTGCCGGACGGCCAGATGGGCAACAGCGAGGTCGGCCACCTGAACATCGGCGCCGGGCGGGTCGTCTACCAGGAGTACACCCGCGTCTCGGATTCGATCGCCGACGGCTCGTTCCGCGAGAACGCCGCGATCGAGGACGCCTTCGAGAACGCCCGCGAGAACGATGGGCGCGTTCACTTCGTCGGGCTTGTCAGCGACGGCGGGGTCCACGCCGACCACGAGCACCTCCACTCGCTGATCGAGCTGGCCGGCGACCGCGAGGTCGAGGCCGTTACCCACGCGATCACCGACGGTCGCGACACCTCCCCGACCGGGGGCCGAGAGTACCTCGCGACCCTCGAGGACGTCGTCGACGAACATGGCACCGGCGACGTGGCGACCGTCACGGGCCGGTACTACGCGATGGACCGAGACCAGAACTGGGAGCGCACGAAGCGGGCCTACGACGCGATCGTCGAGCGCGAGGCCGACTTCGCGGCCGACTCGGCCGTCGAGGCCGTCGAGGAGTCCTACGACCGGGGCGAGACCGACGAGTTCGTCGAGCCCACGGTGATAACGGGCCAGCCTGCACTCGATGACGGCGACTCGGTCGTCTGGTTCAACTTCCGGTCCGACCGGGCGCGCCAGCTCACGCGGATGCTCGCGGACATCCGAAGCGAGGACTGGACCGACGAGTTCCAGACCAGTCCGCCCGACGCCGAGGTCGTCATGCTGACCCAGTATGACAAGACCTTCGACCTCCCCGTCGCCTACCCGCCGAACCAGCCCGAGAACGTGCTGGGCGAGGTGCTGGCCGACGCCGGGCGGAGCCAGCTTCGGATCGCCGAGTCCGAGAAGTACGCCCACGTCACCTACTTCCTCAACGGCGGCCGCGAGGTCGAGTTCGACGGCGAGATCCGCAAGATCGTCGAGAGTCCGGACGTTCCAACCTACGACCGCCAGCCCGAGATGAGCGCGCCCGCGGTGACCGACACGGCGATCGGGGCGATCGAAGGCGAGGGGCGAGCGAAGCGAGCGCCTCGAGAAAGCGAGCGGGGAGGAACGACCCGCGAGCAGTCCGACGATCCGGACGTCCTCGTGCTCAACTACGCCAACCCCGACATGGTCGGCCACACGGGCGACTACGAGGCCGCGATCGAGGCCGTCGAAGCCGTCGACACCCAGCTGGGTCGGCTCGTCGACGCCCTCGAGGACGCTGGCGCCCACGTCCTCATCACCGCCGACCACGGCAACGCCGACGATATGGGGACCGAGGAGGACCCCCACACCGCCCACACCTACAACGAGGTGCCGTTCGTCTACGTCGCCCCCGACGGCACCGGGGACGGACGGACGGTTCGGCCGGCCGGCACCCTCGCCGACATCGCGCCGACGATCCTCGAACTGATCGGGCTCGATCAGCCCCCCGAGATGACCGGCGAGCCGCTGCTCGAGTAG
- a CDS encoding O-acetylhomoserine aminocarboxypropyltransferase/cysteine synthase family protein — MSDEQDDHRFATDSVHAGQESDPTTGARAPPLYQTTSYEFEDTDHAAALFGLEEVGNIYSRIMNPTNAMLEERIATLEGGAGALATSSGMAAFDLATFILADVGDNIVSASSLYGGTYTYLTHTVAKRGIETKFVDTLDYDAYAEAIDDDTAFVHLETIGNPALVTPDIERIADIAHEHDVPLFVDNTFATPYLCRPLEHGADLVWNSTTKWLHGAGSTVGGVLVDGGSFPWPEGDYPEITEPNPAYHGINFSETFGEGAFAAVARTRGLRDLGNQQSPFDAWVTLQKLESLPLRMEKHCENAMAVAEYLDGHPEVDWVTYPGLESHETHDNASEYLEGGYGGIITFGLEGGYDAAETVCNEVELTSLLANVGDAKTLIIHPGSTTHQQLSEEEKLASGVTDDLVRISVGIEDVEDVIADLDRAIESV, encoded by the coding sequence ATGAGCGACGAGCAGGACGACCACCGATTCGCGACCGACAGCGTTCACGCGGGTCAGGAATCCGACCCGACCACGGGCGCGCGAGCGCCGCCGCTCTACCAGACCACCTCCTACGAGTTCGAGGACACCGACCACGCCGCCGCGCTGTTCGGGCTCGAGGAGGTCGGCAACATCTACTCGCGGATCATGAACCCGACCAACGCGATGCTCGAGGAGCGGATCGCGACGCTAGAGGGCGGCGCCGGCGCGCTCGCGACGTCCTCGGGGATGGCCGCGTTCGATCTGGCGACGTTTATCCTCGCGGACGTCGGGGACAACATCGTCTCCGCGTCGTCGCTGTACGGCGGCACCTACACCTACCTCACACACACCGTCGCGAAACGCGGTATCGAGACGAAGTTCGTCGACACGCTCGATTACGACGCCTACGCCGAGGCGATCGACGACGACACCGCCTTCGTCCACCTCGAGACGATCGGCAACCCCGCGCTCGTGACCCCGGATATCGAGCGCATCGCGGATATCGCCCACGAGCACGACGTCCCGCTGTTCGTCGACAACACCTTCGCGACGCCGTATCTGTGTCGCCCGCTCGAGCATGGCGCCGACCTCGTCTGGAACTCCACGACCAAGTGGCTCCACGGCGCGGGCTCGACGGTGGGGGGCGTCCTCGTCGACGGCGGTTCGTTTCCGTGGCCGGAGGGCGACTACCCCGAGATCACCGAGCCAAACCCCGCCTACCACGGAATCAACTTCTCCGAGACGTTCGGCGAAGGGGCATTCGCGGCCGTCGCCCGCACCCGGGGACTACGGGACCTGGGCAACCAGCAGTCGCCGTTCGACGCCTGGGTGACCCTCCAGAAACTCGAGTCGTTGCCCCTTCGGATGGAGAAACACTGCGAGAACGCGATGGCCGTCGCGGAGTATCTCGATGGTCACCCCGAGGTCGACTGGGTTACGTATCCGGGACTCGAGAGCCACGAGACCCACGACAACGCAAGCGAGTACCTCGAGGGCGGGTACGGCGGGATAATCACCTTCGGGCTCGAGGGCGGGTACGACGCAGCCGAGACCGTCTGTAACGAGGTCGAGCTGACGAGCCTGCTGGCGAACGTCGGCGACGCGAAGACCCTGATCATCCACCCCGGGAGCACGACCCATCAGCAGCTCTCCGAGGAGGAGAAACTCGCCAGCGGCGTCACTGACGACCTCGTTCGCATCTCGGTCGGGATCGAGGACGTCGAGGACGTGATCGCCGATCTGGACCGGGCGATCGAGTCGGTCTGA
- a CDS encoding polyprenyl synthetase family protein, producing the protein MRRTITRRRTTIESALRTHLPEAFDRSPEELLELDRPRLQGQVFLALVDGFGHDRPLEDVVPIAAALELVSLQRRLHRVAVDQSRRTGDHPTDDVLVGDLLESKAFELTTGFDAEPELVERCFAVLVEATRSTQEGEWVLTAPKAESETPDRVDDRRLGAVTGCAAEIAALIADIDSHRELARKASALGVRVRRYRDDGRLPADRERFPADRSAWIEPILESCPPTARAPVRDQLSAILAESLDREPTDPIA; encoded by the coding sequence ATGAGACGGACGATAACGCGGCGACGAACGACGATCGAGAGCGCGCTCCGGACCCACCTGCCCGAGGCGTTCGATCGATCGCCCGAGGAGTTGCTGGAGCTGGACCGTCCGCGACTCCAGGGTCAGGTCTTTCTGGCGCTGGTCGACGGGTTCGGCCACGACCGACCGCTCGAGGACGTCGTCCCGATCGCGGCCGCGCTGGAGCTGGTCTCCCTGCAGCGCCGTCTCCACCGGGTCGCGGTCGACCAGTCTCGTCGGACCGGCGACCATCCCACGGACGACGTGCTGGTCGGCGACCTCCTCGAGTCGAAGGCATTCGAACTGACCACCGGGTTCGACGCCGAACCGGAGCTGGTCGAGCGCTGTTTTGCCGTCCTCGTCGAGGCGACCCGGTCGACCCAGGAGGGGGAGTGGGTGCTTACGGCCCCGAAAGCGGAATCCGAGACGCCCGATCGCGTCGACGATCGACGCCTCGGTGCGGTGACCGGCTGTGCGGCCGAGATAGCGGCGCTAATCGCCGATATCGATTCGCACCGGGAGCTGGCCAGGAAAGCGAGTGCGCTCGGCGTTCGCGTGCGGCGATACCGCGACGACGGCCGACTCCCGGCCGACCGGGAGCGGTTTCCCGCGGATCGGTCCGCGTGGATCGAGCCGATCCTCGAGTCGTGTCCGCCGACCGCCCGAGCGCCGGTTCGCGACCAGCTGTCGGCGATACTCGCAGAGAGCCTCGATCGGGAGCCGACTGATCCGATCGCGTAG
- a CDS encoding TetR/AcrR family transcriptional regulator, translated as MGGTSGGKRSMTLGEDLDETTAAIMDAVYRALSRNGYPETTMSEIAAEFEKSKSLLYYHYESKEEILNDFFAHLCEHLEATLVEDAPDDPYEQLLALIDRLLPAEMDNEALRFRRAFFEIRSQAPHNQSYHEQIKRSDEIVLEALTETIRRGVEEGRFVDVDPEREAELLFSTSYGIMERGVALEDRSLIERNRATLYDRIERWLLEAE; from the coding sequence ATGGGCGGAACCTCCGGTGGGAAACGGTCGATGACGCTCGGCGAAGATCTCGACGAGACGACTGCGGCGATCATGGACGCGGTGTATCGGGCGCTGTCACGAAACGGGTATCCGGAGACGACGATGTCCGAGATCGCCGCGGAGTTCGAGAAGAGCAAGTCCCTGCTGTACTACCACTACGAGAGCAAAGAAGAGATTCTGAACGACTTTTTCGCCCACCTCTGTGAACACCTCGAAGCGACGCTCGTTGAGGACGCCCCGGACGATCCCTACGAGCAGCTGCTGGCGCTGATCGATCGACTGCTCCCCGCCGAGATGGACAACGAGGCGCTCCGATTCCGGCGGGCCTTCTTCGAGATCCGCTCGCAGGCACCCCACAACCAGTCCTACCACGAACAGATCAAGCGCTCCGACGAGATCGTCCTCGAGGCCCTGACCGAGACGATCCGCCGGGGCGTCGAGGAGGGACGGTTCGTCGACGTCGATCCCGAGCGGGAGGCCGAACTCCTCTTTTCGACGAGCTACGGGATCATGGAGCGTGGCGTCGCGCTCGAGGATCGGTCGCTCATCGAACGCAACAGGGCCACGCTTTACGACCGAATCGAGCGGTGGCTGCTCGAGGCCGAGTGA
- a CDS encoding DHH family phosphoesterase, with amino-acid sequence MSNAAAVLTRLRSASSLAVVCHDDPDPDSLASAIALESLARTCGVETVDILYGGSIVHQQNRAFVDLFDVTPRRYSDARLEANELVAFVDHSVPGEHNQVPRGTPIDIVIDHHPSERTVPSDVIDVRESYGATATILAEYFLESELELTPRIASALLFGLHRERLDFYRQPTDREYAAAAALHERTDPERLRELYGVSFLPGSVDAFGDVIHNRIRQGSCLVSCIGRLENRVALAQGADFLLNIDGVDTVLVGGVIRDEVHLSGRTTRPDLDLGESFGRLFGDRGSVGGHDDMAGGQLPLEDVAGTTDAEDVLVERLRDRVGRRFLDAVAGDAAEPDA; translated from the coding sequence ATGTCGAACGCCGCCGCGGTGCTTACCCGGTTGCGGTCGGCCTCGTCGCTGGCCGTGGTCTGTCACGATGATCCGGATCCGGACTCGCTGGCGTCGGCGATCGCACTCGAGTCACTCGCAAGGACGTGTGGCGTCGAGACCGTCGACATCCTGTACGGGGGGTCGATCGTCCACCAGCAGAACCGCGCCTTCGTCGACCTGTTCGACGTCACGCCCCGTCGCTACAGCGACGCGAGGCTCGAGGCCAACGAGCTCGTCGCGTTCGTCGACCACTCGGTGCCCGGCGAACACAACCAGGTTCCACGGGGGACGCCGATCGATATCGTGATCGATCACCACCCCTCGGAACGGACGGTTCCGAGCGACGTGATCGACGTTCGTGAGTCCTACGGGGCGACTGCAACGATCCTCGCGGAGTACTTCCTCGAGTCAGAGCTCGAACTCACGCCCCGGATCGCCTCGGCGCTGTTGTTCGGGCTTCACCGCGAACGGCTCGATTTCTACCGCCAGCCGACCGACCGGGAGTACGCGGCTGCGGCCGCCCTCCACGAGCGTACGGACCCCGAGCGGCTTCGCGAGCTGTACGGCGTTTCCTTCCTGCCCGGCAGCGTCGACGCGTTCGGCGACGTGATCCACAACCGGATCCGTCAGGGTTCGTGTCTGGTCTCCTGTATCGGTCGCCTGGAAAACAGGGTCGCGCTCGCACAGGGAGCCGACTTCCTCCTCAACATCGACGGCGTCGACACCGTCCTGGTCGGCGGCGTGATCCGGGACGAGGTCCATCTGAGCGGTCGGACCACCAGACCGGATCTCGACCTCGGCGAGTCGTTCGGTCGACTGTTCGGCGATCGGGGCTCCGTCGGCGGCCACGACGATATGGCCGGCGGACAGCTCCCCCTCGAGGACGTCGCCGGCACGACCGACGCCGAGGACGTCCTCGTCGAGCGACTCCGGGACCGAGTCGGCCGTCGGTTCCTCGATGCGGTCGCAGGCGACGCCGCCGAACCGGACGCCTGA
- a CDS encoding DUF5813 family protein produces the protein MSELPRSVERELEDHDAFAERENGYELTTTVFETTVTATDADGKRDGRFRVVVSLPGLDAAVADETVAPVVEDGWFETLERRLADTFTVAHTSTHEEPTVERDGETVRVTLEYVAWDAGEGVADAKALIEYVEGTYAQGLIPGYEYRGPAATLLENAQGRGQEAAEGGGESGGMPM, from the coding sequence ATGAGCGAGCTTCCCCGGTCCGTCGAGCGCGAGCTCGAGGACCACGACGCCTTCGCCGAGCGCGAGAACGGCTACGAGCTGACGACGACGGTGTTCGAGACGACGGTGACCGCGACCGACGCGGACGGCAAACGCGACGGTCGGTTCCGTGTCGTCGTCTCGCTGCCCGGCCTGGACGCCGCGGTCGCCGACGAAACGGTCGCTCCCGTCGTCGAGGACGGCTGGTTCGAGACTCTCGAACGACGCCTCGCGGACACGTTCACCGTCGCCCACACGAGCACCCACGAGGAGCCGACCGTCGAGCGCGACGGCGAGACGGTGCGTGTCACCCTCGAGTACGTCGCCTGGGACGCCGGCGAGGGCGTCGCGGACGCCAAGGCGCTCATCGAGTACGTCGAGGGAACGTACGCCCAGGGGTTGATCCCCGGCTACGAGTACCGCGGTCCGGCCGCGACGCTGCTCGAGAACGCCCAGGGCCGCGGCCAGGAGGCCGCGGAGGGTGGCGGCGAGAGCGGCGGGATGCCGATGTAG
- a CDS encoding Lrp/AsnC family transcriptional regulator, with protein MVTAYVMIKANTGEADRLKNSVESIDGVETAHIVAGDVDIIAKATVDTPAAVKKIAATEIQGINGVEDTQTYIAMD; from the coding sequence ATGGTCACAGCGTACGTCATGATCAAGGCGAACACGGGCGAGGCGGACCGGCTGAAAAACAGCGTGGAGTCGATCGACGGCGTCGAGACGGCCCATATCGTCGCGGGCGACGTCGACATCATCGCGAAGGCGACCGTCGACACTCCCGCCGCGGTCAAGAAGATCGCGGCGACGGAGATCCAGGGGATCAACGGCGTCGAGGACACCCAGACCTACATCGCGATGGACTGA
- a CDS encoding potassium channel family protein, whose amino-acid sequence MRFVIIGAGRVGLRTARVLREEGHEVTVIERDETKVRRARNQEFPAVEGDGSRETILEDAGVGDADAVGALTGDMNVNFTACMIAKHHGCRTVMRIDEAYREGIYRKYAEEVDEIIYPERLGAIGAKNALLGGTIRAIADIAPSLQIVELTFTEEAPINGYSISEFELPADATVVAFGKRDDPLGIPSEDESLETGDRIVVLADYEVLSEVRQLIVGESATRAAANAGTGGVN is encoded by the coding sequence ATGCGGTTCGTGATCATCGGTGCCGGACGAGTCGGCCTGCGCACAGCGCGTGTCTTGCGCGAGGAGGGACACGAGGTGACCGTCATCGAACGCGACGAGACGAAGGTACGACGCGCCCGAAACCAGGAGTTTCCCGCCGTCGAGGGCGACGGCTCCCGCGAGACGATCCTCGAGGACGCCGGCGTCGGCGACGCCGACGCCGTGGGCGCGCTGACAGGCGACATGAACGTCAACTTCACGGCCTGTATGATCGCCAAACACCACGGCTGTCGGACGGTCATGCGCATCGACGAGGCCTACCGCGAGGGGATCTACCGCAAGTACGCCGAGGAGGTCGACGAGATCATCTACCCCGAACGGCTGGGCGCGATCGGCGCGAAAAACGCCCTGCTGGGCGGGACGATCCGGGCGATCGCCGACATCGCGCCGAGCCTCCAGATCGTCGAACTCACCTTCACGGAGGAGGCTCCGATCAACGGTTACTCGATCAGCGAGTTCGAGCTACCGGCCGACGCGACCGTCGTCGCCTTCGGCAAGCGCGATGATCCACTCGGCATCCCCTCCGAGGACGAGTCCCTCGAGACCGGCGATCGGATCGTCGTGCTGGCGGATTACGAGGTGTTGAGCGAGGTCAGACAGCTGATCGTCGGCGAATCGGCGACTCGCGCGGCGGCGAACGCGGGCACGGGAGGTGTCAACTGA
- a CDS encoding Lrp/AsnC family transcriptional regulator, giving the protein MVHAFIMVKTAAGKSEGLLESIRELGSVAEAHIVAGNYDIIVEVETEEVYEILKAVSSDVQGLEGVTDTKTYIAMD; this is encoded by the coding sequence ATGGTTCACGCCTTCATCATGGTGAAGACGGCCGCCGGAAAGTCCGAGGGGCTGCTCGAGTCGATCAGGGAGCTCGGCTCGGTCGCCGAGGCCCACATCGTCGCGGGCAACTACGACATCATCGTCGAGGTCGAAACGGAGGAGGTCTACGAGATTCTCAAGGCCGTCTCGTCGGACGTACAGGGGCTGGAGGGCGTGACCGATACCAAGACCTACATCGCGATGGACTGA
- the pdhA gene encoding pyruvate dehydrogenase (acetyl-transferring) E1 component subunit alpha, translated as MHRVIGDTVLEESRVSVEEALEIYRDMVRARRFDERALALQRRGWMSGYPPYRGQEGSQVGAAHALANEDWFVPTYRSNAMQLAHGVPMSDILLFRRGYPEYASGHELNVFPQAVPIATQIPHAAGLGMAANYAGDDRAICCYLGDGATSEGDFHEGLNFAGVFEAPVVFFCENNGWAISTPRERQTASDTIARKAEAYGFEGVRVDGNDPLAVRELVAAALDRAREGHPVLVESLTYRQGAHTTSDDPSRYRDEPDDLPDWRTADPLERYEDYLREEGVLDDAFVEDVEAEAEAELEEAVEIAESAPEPDPEAVFEPVYEEPTPRLDDQRAWLEAFAEREELRGLDR; from the coding sequence ATGCACCGCGTGATCGGCGACACCGTCCTCGAGGAGAGTCGCGTTTCCGTCGAGGAGGCCCTGGAGATCTACCGCGACATGGTGCGAGCGCGTCGGTTCGACGAGCGGGCGCTGGCCCTGCAGCGCCGTGGCTGGATGAGCGGCTACCCACCCTACAGGGGCCAGGAGGGCTCCCAGGTCGGCGCCGCCCACGCCCTCGCGAACGAGGACTGGTTCGTGCCGACCTACCGCTCGAACGCGATGCAACTCGCCCACGGGGTTCCGATGAGCGACATCCTGCTGTTCCGTCGGGGGTACCCCGAGTACGCCTCCGGCCACGAGCTGAACGTCTTCCCGCAGGCGGTGCCGATCGCGACCCAGATCCCCCACGCCGCCGGGCTGGGGATGGCCGCCAACTACGCGGGCGACGACCGGGCGATCTGCTGTTATCTCGGTGACGGGGCGACCTCGGAGGGGGACTTCCACGAGGGGCTGAACTTCGCGGGCGTCTTCGAGGCACCCGTCGTCTTCTTCTGTGAGAACAACGGGTGGGCGATCTCGACGCCCCGAGAGCGCCAGACCGCGAGCGACACCATCGCGCGGAAGGCCGAGGCCTACGGCTTCGAAGGCGTTCGGGTCGACGGCAACGACCCCCTCGCCGTGCGCGAGCTCGTCGCGGCCGCCCTCGACCGGGCCCGCGAGGGCCATCCCGTCCTCGTCGAGAGCCTGACCTACCGACAGGGGGCCCACACGACCAGCGACGACCCCTCGCGGTACCGCGACGAGCCCGACGACCTCCCCGACTGGCGCACAGCCGACCCCCTCGAGCGCTACGAGGACTACCTCCGCGAGGAGGGCGTCCTCGACGACGCGTTCGTCGAGGACGTCGAGGCGGAAGCCGAGGCGGAGCTCGAGGAGGCGGTCGAGATCGCCGAGTCGGCGCCCGAGCCCGACCCCGAAGCGGTCTTCGAGCCGGTCTACGAGGAGCCGACGCCGCGACTCGACGACCAGCGGGCGTGGCTCGAGGCGTTTGCCGAGCGCGAGGAGCTGCGGGGACTCGACCGCTGA
- the tmk gene encoding dTMP kinase, producing MLVTLEGLDGSGKTTVWEALRDVYPDATFTTEPTSGETGSWYGEAVYRSIQDEDADPLAELFLYTADHADHLTRVIEPALERGELVISDRYSDSRYAYQGATLAEDGRITRPLEYVVGIHTAFSIEPDLTIYLDVDPETAAARAGATNKFERVEYLSKVRDNYERLIERYPNRFVRIDATQPPEVVLERVEDVLESRLDAHRKG from the coding sequence ATGCTCGTGACCCTCGAGGGACTGGACGGGAGCGGGAAGACGACGGTCTGGGAGGCCCTGCGGGACGTCTACCCCGACGCGACGTTTACGACCGAACCGACCTCCGGCGAGACGGGATCGTGGTACGGCGAGGCGGTCTACCGATCGATTCAAGACGAGGACGCCGACCCCCTCGCGGAGCTGTTCCTGTACACCGCCGACCACGCCGACCACCTCACGCGGGTGATCGAGCCCGCCCTCGAGCGCGGCGAGCTGGTGATCTCGGATCGTTACTCGGACTCCCGGTACGCCTACCAGGGGGCGACGCTGGCCGAGGACGGCCGAATCACCCGTCCGCTGGAGTACGTCGTCGGGATCCACACCGCGTTTTCGATCGAGCCCGATCTGACGATCTACCTCGATGTCGATCCGGAGACGGCCGCGGCGCGGGCGGGAGCGACCAACAAGTTCGAGCGCGTCGAATATCTCTCGAAGGTCAGAGACAACTACGAGCGCCTGATCGAGCGCTATCCCAACCGGTTCGTTCGGATCGACGCTACCCAGCCGCCGGAGGTCGTCCTCGAGCGCGTCGAGGACGTCCTCGAGAGCCGGCTCGACGCTCACCGGAAGGGGTGA